A section of the bacterium genome encodes:
- a CDS encoding LamG domain-containing protein encodes MNNYQKGGLKVFFCGLLYVCLVCGPIFAEKIEESFDQIPTGPALEIPSWKANQMGEDACASIEEFRNSSDKSIRLKDTSKQYAAGITRKLDQPIRDKFYLEYQIYPIGKASGNYLYCHLMEDKEQALGIMFYNGFVCVTGKGEQRQVKIGKFDANKWYTVKLNGDITNSNYSLWVVDEKENTVASIENAEFINTIDFIATIRFATISTFQGDFYIDNIRLVPNYQMPSLVKAKKKTEVPLIESSPVNTENLVQVKTAKGEKGLIAHYTFNEGRGTVLKDVSGNGNSGKIYGAAYVNSPRGYALRFDGADDCVDLGSPPSLNLNGELTIEAWIKTDIRNKKQSHHWLIFGDSLEGFVIHRNYNLRISNNNLLYFEWGNGDAWQCFKDTESVDFDGTWKHVAVVIESPNKYYLYVDGKLIEHRQIDFLITKTSGGPFQIGGWGHGYFKGDIDEILLYNKALSTQEILKHAGKEDLAVQPKCKLETGFSYHKNAFFAEMFCENIEKDADIQIKVINCDDKKVVANKKVILTRETRPGSKRWLITDLVEASQLKPGDYRFEVNFFDRAKNCILTVFEKVPYIEKPSWFNNKIGITDKVMPPYTPLEVEKREDEYDIHPWGRQYTIGASPFLDNIKSAQADLLTGPVRLTGKVNGEEITLRSNMLELLSSKPNKAIFARNLIGRGMNININTDIEYDGFTKIDWEIEAIDDVNIDELILEFPIQKNHAKYFYAWPGVSKVYDVSFYSGSLNDNFAFSFKPIIWIGDEERGLSWFAESDKNWFLKDEQKAIQILKSDKEVLLRITLIDKPIHLEKKKKLTYVFALQATPVRPMERSAWDDRIVRQPPYANEYAWINKKIQGEPALKFYSDKGAKALLVWRWWDAFSYVLPLGHENKFPKLVNECHKYNLKVVPYAVGFLLSEVAPEFNNFKYDMLIRPTRPFYISTLPGLQKQMTYYACRQSAWQDFVVYSVSRLIDKYDVDGIYLDGTILPIKCNNALHGCGYRKPDGTYKSTYPIFATRQLMKRLYTIVKERKPDGIVDAHSGNCMNSSAIAFSTTYWEGEQLRPKENFLDSIPLDTFRTQFMGHNLGVPADFLYYCLKNYNASLAVTLLHDVPVRPEKEKDLEILSGIWKIRDAFGCNKAKFLPYWKNQDFVKVTPSSCYASLYQHPNNGVLVIVSNLTQTKSKVELVFDLHKLGLTKAVVAANDSLSSDNISINKNKIVLDIPSYEWKIFWIREK; translated from the coding sequence ATGAATAATTATCAAAAAGGAGGACTAAAAGTATTTTTTTGCGGGCTTTTGTATGTATGTTTAGTGTGTGGACCGATTTTTGCGGAAAAGATCGAGGAATCCTTTGACCAGATACCGACAGGCCCGGCGCTGGAAATACCTTCATGGAAGGCAAACCAAATGGGAGAAGATGCATGTGCATCAATAGAAGAATTCAGAAATTCATCTGATAAGAGTATTCGTTTGAAGGATACCAGTAAGCAATACGCTGCAGGTATTACTAGAAAGCTGGATCAACCCATTAGGGATAAATTTTATTTGGAATATCAAATCTACCCGATTGGAAAAGCAAGCGGCAATTATTTATATTGTCATCTTATGGAAGATAAGGAACAAGCATTAGGAATAATGTTTTACAACGGTTTTGTCTGCGTGACAGGTAAAGGCGAGCAACGCCAAGTAAAAATAGGTAAATTTGATGCCAATAAATGGTACACGGTTAAATTAAATGGCGATATAACGAATAGTAATTACTCGTTGTGGGTAGTTGATGAAAAGGAAAATACCGTAGCTTCTATTGAGAATGCTGAGTTTATAAATACAATAGATTTTATAGCTACAATTAGATTTGCGACTATAAGTACTTTTCAAGGAGATTTTTACATAGACAACATAAGATTAGTCCCGAATTATCAGATGCCTTCGTTGGTGAAAGCTAAAAAAAAAACAGAAGTGCCTCTTATAGAATCAAGCCCGGTAAATACAGAAAATCTAGTGCAGGTTAAAACAGCGAAAGGAGAAAAAGGGCTGATAGCCCATTATACATTTAATGAGGGAAGGGGTACTGTTCTTAAAGACGTGAGCGGAAATGGGAATAGTGGCAAGATTTATGGTGCTGCATACGTTAATTCACCGCGAGGTTATGCTCTTCGATTTGACGGAGCAGATGATTGTGTAGATTTAGGATCCCCTCCGTCATTGAATCTTAACGGGGAGTTGACTATTGAAGCCTGGATAAAAACTGATATCCGAAATAAGAAGCAGTCCCATCATTGGCTTATTTTCGGCGATAGTTTGGAGGGCTTTGTAATCCATAGAAATTATAATCTAAGAATTAGTAACAACAATTTGTTGTACTTTGAATGGGGAAATGGGGACGCATGGCAATGTTTTAAAGACACGGAATCGGTAGATTTTGATGGAACGTGGAAGCATGTTGCTGTTGTTATAGAATCTCCAAATAAATATTATTTATACGTAGATGGGAAACTGATTGAACACAGACAAATTGATTTTTTGATTACAAAAACATCCGGCGGTCCATTTCAAATTGGCGGATGGGGACACGGGTATTTCAAAGGCGACATTGATGAAATTCTTCTTTATAATAAGGCCCTTTCGACACAGGAAATCTTGAAACACGCAGGTAAAGAGGATCTAGCCGTCCAGCCTAAATGTAAATTAGAGACAGGTTTCAGTTATCATAAAAACGCATTTTTTGCCGAAATGTTTTGTGAGAACATAGAAAAAGACGCTGATATACAAATTAAAGTCATAAACTGTGATGACAAAAAAGTTGTTGCTAATAAAAAAGTTATTTTAACCAGGGAAACCAGGCCTGGTTCAAAACGATGGTTGATAACAGATTTGGTGGAGGCCAGCCAGTTAAAGCCCGGTGATTATCGATTTGAGGTTAACTTTTTTGACCGTGCTAAGAACTGTATTTTAACAGTTTTTGAGAAAGTTCCTTATATAGAAAAACCCAGCTGGTTTAATAATAAAATAGGTATAACGGACAAAGTAATGCCCCCCTACACGCCTTTAGAAGTGGAAAAACGAGAGGATGAATATGATATCCATCCCTGGGGGCGCCAATACACAATAGGAGCATCTCCTTTCCTGGACAATATTAAAAGTGCGCAAGCTGATCTTTTGACAGGTCCGGTCCGCTTAACCGGCAAAGTGAACGGGGAGGAAATAACATTACGTTCCAATATGCTTGAATTGCTCTCAAGCAAACCAAATAAAGCGATTTTTGCTCGTAACCTTATTGGAAGAGGGATGAATATTAACATCAATACAGATATAGAATATGATGGTTTTACGAAAATTGATTGGGAAATTGAAGCTATAGATGATGTGAATATAGATGAGTTGATATTAGAATTTCCTATTCAGAAAAATCACGCTAAATATTTCTACGCCTGGCCGGGTGTCAGTAAGGTCTATGATGTTAGCTTTTATTCCGGCAGTCTGAATGATAATTTTGCTTTTTCATTCAAACCTATTATCTGGATCGGCGATGAGGAGAGAGGGCTTTCATGGTTTGCTGAATCAGATAAAAATTGGTTCCTTAAAGATGAGCAAAAAGCTATTCAAATCCTTAAAAGTGATAAAGAAGTCCTTCTTAGAATAACACTTATTGATAAACCAATACACCTTGAAAAGAAGAAAAAGCTAACCTATGTTTTTGCATTGCAGGCAACGCCTGTTCGGCCTATGGAGAGAAGTGCCTGGGACGACCGCATTGTAAGGCAGCCTCCCTATGCAAATGAATATGCGTGGATAAATAAAAAGATTCAAGGTGAACCTGCATTGAAATTTTATTCTGATAAGGGGGCAAAAGCCCTTTTAGTATGGCGATGGTGGGATGCGTTCTCTTATGTACTTCCTTTAGGGCACGAAAATAAGTTTCCTAAACTTGTAAATGAGTGCCATAAATATAATCTTAAAGTTGTTCCTTATGCTGTGGGATTTCTTTTGTCAGAAGTTGCACCAGAATTTAATAATTTCAAATATGATATGTTAATTCGGCCTACCAGACCGTTTTATATAAGCACCCTTCCCGGTTTGCAAAAACAGATGACCTATTATGCGTGCAGGCAGAGCGCGTGGCAGGACTTTGTTGTTTATAGTGTCAGCCGTTTAATAGACAAATATGATGTTGACGGCATTTATTTGGACGGCACAATCTTGCCTATAAAATGTAACAATGCGCTTCATGGATGCGGCTATAGAAAACCAGATGGGACATATAAATCTACTTATCCTATATTTGCGACGCGGCAATTGATGAAACGTTTGTATACTATCGTTAAGGAACGTAAACCCGACGGCATTGTGGATGCGCATTCGGGAAATTGCATGAATAGTTCTGCAATCGCCTTTTCCACAACTTATTGGGAAGGCGAACAGCTTCGTCCTAAAGAAAACTTTCTTGATAGCATACCTCTAGATACATTCCGAACACAATTTATGGGGCATAACCTTGGAGTGCCGGCAGACTTTCTTTACTACTGTCTTAAGAACTATAATGCATCACTGGCCGTGACGTTGCTTCACGATGTACCGGTTCGCCCTGAAAAAGAGAAGGATTTAGAAATTTTGTCTGGAATCTGGAAAATAAGAGACGCTTTTGGCTGTAATAAAGCAAAATTCTTACCATACTGGAAAAACCAAGATTTTGTAAAGGTGACTCCTTCAAGCTGCTATGCAAGTCTTTATCAGCATCCCAACAATGGCGTTCTTGTGATAGTATCCAACTTAACCCAGACGAAGTCCAAGGTTGAATTAGTATTTGATTTGCATAAGCTGGGATTGACAAAAGCTGTTGTAGCAGCCAATGATTCGTTAAGCTCGGATAATATTTCTATTAACAAAAATAAAATCGTTCTGGATATTCCTTCTTATGAATGGAAAATATTCTGGATTAGAGAAAAATAA
- a CDS encoding prepilin-type N-terminal cleavage/methylation domain-containing protein — protein MLIDKIRRIWGSRSSFTLIELLVVIAIIALLASMLLPGLQEARALAKRTVCISHLRQLGIASMIYFDNHDGFFPVQNNGVIDWRHQLNQQYIGVALDDWNDTSSPYFCPVGGDDVYIYGMTLNNNGKNIKSYGKANPSETMYMLDSTVIQTWPNANRLRTIHNDGGNILWLDGHVSWAKVCNDIYGSNY, from the coding sequence ATGTTAATAGATAAAATAAGAAGGATTTGGGGAAGCAGGAGCTCTTTCACGTTAATAGAACTTCTTGTTGTAATAGCCATCATTGCTCTGCTTGCATCTATGCTGCTACCAGGATTACAGGAAGCAAGGGCATTAGCAAAAAGAACAGTCTGCATCAGCCACCTCAGGCAACTTGGGATAGCCAGTATGATCTACTTTGACAACCATGATGGTTTTTTTCCTGTGCAGAATAATGGTGTAATAGACTGGCGTCACCAACTGAATCAGCAATACATTGGAGTAGCCCTTGACGATTGGAATGATACTAGTTCACCCTATTTCTGCCCAGTTGGTGGAGACGATGTTTATATTTATGGGATGACACTCAATAATAATGGGAAAAATATAAAATCTTATGGAAAGGCAAATCCATCAGAAACGATGTATATGCTTGATTCTACAGTTATTCAAACATGGCCTAATGCAAATAGACTTAGAACTATACATAACGACGGAGGAAATATTTTGTGGCTGGACGGACATGTTTCGTGGGCTAAGGTATGTAATGATATCTATGGCTCAAATTATTAA
- a CDS encoding sugar phosphate isomerase/epimerase yields MKKDGFSVGLVPFFPCGDRFVPEGYRIDNLSLEQKLEKVKEIPDVKAVELDYPADFVDANKMKNILDKVGLQTSNIEIEFFAAEKWKYGALCSINKEIREEAIRISKEGMDAAVTLGCSQISLWPGQDGFDYVMQTDYKKHWDNTIEAIKEIAEYNKEVKIAIEYKLKEPRTHIQIGTVGKALAIVNEVNLENVGVMIDVGHALMAYENPAESAVILARQNRLFHIHFNDNFRYWDDDLIVGSVHFWETLELLYWLKKINYNGWYSLDIFPYREDGISAIKESIENLKLLMNMVDELDESKISKIQAKNNSTDMIRYLREKMLKKSERG; encoded by the coding sequence ATGAAAAAAGATGGTTTTTCTGTTGGACTGGTTCCATTTTTTCCATGTGGAGATAGGTTTGTTCCTGAAGGTTACAGAATAGATAATCTAAGTCTTGAGCAGAAATTAGAAAAAGTAAAAGAAATTCCGGATGTTAAGGCTGTTGAGCTGGATTATCCTGCTGATTTTGTAGACGCAAACAAGATGAAAAATATTCTGGATAAAGTTGGATTACAGACATCAAATATTGAAATCGAATTTTTTGCAGCTGAGAAATGGAAATATGGGGCATTATGTTCAATTAATAAGGAAATAAGAGAAGAAGCTATCCGTATCTCAAAAGAAGGCATGGACGCAGCAGTAACTCTGGGATGTAGTCAAATAAGTCTCTGGCCTGGTCAGGATGGTTTTGACTATGTCATGCAAACAGATTATAAGAAACACTGGGATAATACAATAGAGGCAATAAAGGAAATAGCTGAGTACAACAAGGAAGTTAAAATAGCTATTGAATACAAATTGAAAGAACCAAGAACTCATATTCAAATAGGAACAGTTGGAAAGGCACTTGCAATAGTTAATGAAGTTAATCTGGAAAATGTTGGGGTTATGATTGATGTAGGTCATGCATTAATGGCTTATGAAAATCCTGCAGAATCAGCAGTTATATTAGCAAGGCAAAACAGATTGTTTCATATTCATTTCAATGATAATTTTCGTTACTGGGATGATGACCTGATTGTTGGTAGCGTGCATTTCTGGGAGACATTAGAACTATTATATTGGCTTAAAAAAATTAATTACAATGGTTGGTACAGTCTGGATATTTTCCCATACAGAGAAGATGGAATCTCAGCAATAAAAGAGAGCATAGAAAACCTGAAATTGTTGATGAATATGGTTGATGAGCTTGATGAGAGTAAAATAAGTAAAATACAGGCTAAAAATAACTCCACAGATATGATAAGATACCTCCGTGAGAAAATGTTAAAGAAGAGCGAAAGGGGGTGA
- a CDS encoding SDR family oxidoreductase: protein MLNLDLSEKVALITGGSRGIGASICEILAMAGANIFFTHIEEGKNIKTADKLADKIKEMSVWSEHFYADVSDEEQSMKITQHIIEKMGKIDILITCAGTTTVAPIESMKMDEWKRIIDINLNGTFYYIKNVIPHMIEKEKGRIIMIGSAAIVAGGGGGAHYASSKAALEGLNRALTKELASKGIRTNLIHPSLVDTDLFRSRYPDEEERKEKAKTVPTGRLAKPEDIAYLTAFLASDMADYICGQSFFVDGGRTFCK, encoded by the coding sequence ATGTTAAATTTGGATTTATCCGAGAAAGTTGCGCTTATTACAGGAGGATCCAGGGGAATTGGGGCATCTATTTGTGAAATATTGGCAATGGCTGGTGCAAATATTTTCTTTACACATATAGAAGAAGGTAAAAACATAAAAACAGCTGATAAATTGGCTGATAAAATTAAAGAAATGTCAGTCTGGTCAGAACATTTTTATGCCGATGTATCTGATGAAGAACAATCCATGAAAATAACGCAACATATTATTGAGAAGATGGGGAAAATCGACATTTTGATAACTTGTGCAGGAACAACTACAGTGGCACCTATAGAAAGCATGAAGATGGATGAATGGAAGAGAATCATAGATATTAATCTCAATGGAACATTTTATTATATCAAGAATGTTATCCCGCATATGATAGAGAAAGAAAAAGGCAGGATTATTATGATAGGCTCTGCTGCAATAGTTGCAGGTGGTGGAGGTGGTGCGCACTATGCAAGCTCAAAGGCTGCTCTTGAAGGATTGAATAGAGCTTTGACTAAAGAACTTGCTTCTAAAGGTATAAGAACGAATCTCATTCATCCTTCGCTTGTTGATACGGATCTTTTTCGTTCCCGCTATCCTGACGAAGAAGAGAGAAAAGAAAAAGCAAAAACAGTCCCTACAGGCAGGCTTGCAAAACCGGAAGACATAGCATATTTGACTGCTTTTTTAGCATCAGATATGGCTGATTATATTTGCGGGCAATCTTTCTTTGTAGATGGCGGAAGAACATTCTGTAAATAA
- a CDS encoding DeoR/GlpR family DNA-binding transcription regulator codes for MIPEERRNKILELVNNRENVTVEEIGKKFNISVITVRRDLDRLTQLGLLKKVHGGAMSIETIVDSPLHLSQKTVNIDAKRAIAKEAIKRINDGDFIIIESGTTCLELVRQLSGKRGLKVITASPNIATELGNISLNYNLGLEIISCGGILQPRTNFLVGPYAKSIFDSVRVDKAFLTVTAIDLKYGISGGNLLEAEITKAVLSCARVKIGLIDSSKFEKTSFVRIAPVTVFDEIITDRNLPKDVIKKYRKSKVKITEV; via the coding sequence ATGATACCTGAAGAAAGAAGGAATAAGATTTTAGAGCTTGTAAATAATAGAGAAAATGTGACTGTTGAAGAAATTGGGAAGAAATTCAATATATCTGTTATAACAGTTAGAAGGGATTTAGATAGATTGACTCAACTTGGACTTCTCAAAAAAGTACATGGTGGAGCTATGTCTATTGAAACAATTGTAGATTCACCTTTACACCTGTCACAGAAAACTGTCAATATTGACGCCAAGAGAGCAATTGCTAAAGAAGCCATCAAAAGAATTAATGATGGGGATTTTATTATCATAGAGTCAGGGACAACATGCCTTGAATTGGTAAGACAGCTTTCAGGAAAACGCGGTTTGAAAGTGATAACAGCTTCACCAAATATCGCAACAGAATTGGGTAATATATCCCTGAATTACAATTTAGGTCTTGAAATTATTTCCTGTGGAGGCATCCTTCAGCCACGGACTAATTTTCTAGTAGGTCCTTATGCAAAGTCAATATTCGATTCTGTAAGGGTAGATAAAGCATTTTTAACAGTTACTGCAATTGATCTCAAGTATGGTATTTCAGGAGGAAATCTATTGGAGGCAGAAATTACTAAGGCAGTTCTCTCGTGTGCAAGAGTAAAAATTGGTTTAATAGATTCTTCTAAATTTGAAAAAACATCATTTGTTAGAATTGCGCCTGTTACTGTGTTTGATGAAATAATTACTGATAGGAATCTCCCTAAAGATGTGATTAAAAAATACCGGAAATCTAAAGTTAAAATAACGGAGGTATAA
- a CDS encoding aminotransferase class III-fold pyridoxal phosphate-dependent enzyme: protein MDSVISEYLEIQKRGIEDYQKHLMLGGGTPGPVLLKGKGVRVEDVDGKSYIDCTSQSWALYLGYSNKEIIDAVSEHAHNYLTHIHQGFGTLPRLALAKKLSELAPGKLNKVSFTVGGGPAIEAAMKIAHTNRPASRYFICLYDAYHGTTLGTMGSSWISTKASGDFAGGANYLNLTNAFIRVPNPYCYRCYFDQKPEKCNLMCAKMLKITLERGINGPAAGVIVEPIQASAGQIPCPRKYLAEIRKICDEFEVPLIFDEVQTYCRIGRFFAADYYGITPDIIALGKGLGSGFPIAAIIVSEDLKSFGPKAEELHTFANTTIGQVAALKQIEIIQKNHILENTNKMGNYICSRVSEIQKEFPEIGDIRGTGLHIGIEFVKDPVSKVPIEEKTINIRKEGLKRGVIFGLGGVRKNVLKIKPPLIIDKEEADEVISIFYDSIKTVLRG from the coding sequence ATGGATTCAGTAATAAGTGAATATCTAGAAATACAAAAAAGAGGGATAGAAGATTATCAAAAGCATCTCATGTTAGGAGGAGGAACTCCAGGCCCTGTGCTTTTAAAGGGGAAAGGTGTAAGGGTTGAAGATGTTGATGGTAAATCTTACATAGACTGTACTTCCCAAAGCTGGGCATTATATCTCGGGTATTCCAATAAGGAGATAATAGATGCAGTTTCGGAACATGCACATAACTATTTAACACACATTCATCAAGGTTTTGGTACTTTGCCAAGACTTGCTCTTGCAAAAAAACTTTCGGAACTTGCACCTGGTAAATTAAACAAGGTTTCATTTACTGTTGGTGGAGGCCCAGCAATTGAAGCAGCGATGAAAATTGCTCATACAAATAGACCTGCATCAAGGTATTTTATATGTCTTTATGATGCATATCATGGCACAACATTAGGCACAATGGGTTCATCATGGATTTCGACAAAAGCTTCAGGAGATTTTGCTGGAGGTGCAAATTACCTAAACCTAACAAATGCTTTTATAAGAGTTCCCAATCCTTATTGTTACAGGTGCTATTTTGACCAAAAACCGGAGAAATGTAATTTGATGTGTGCAAAAATGTTAAAAATAACCTTAGAACGGGGAATTAATGGACCGGCAGCAGGGGTGATTGTAGAACCAATTCAAGCAAGCGCTGGACAAATACCATGCCCTAGAAAATACTTAGCAGAAATCAGAAAAATATGCGATGAATTTGAAGTTCCTTTAATATTTGATGAGGTTCAAACATACTGCAGAATAGGGAGGTTTTTTGCAGCAGATTACTATGGTATTACACCTGATATTATTGCTTTAGGCAAAGGATTGGGATCAGGATTTCCAATAGCAGCTATTATAGTTAGTGAGGATTTAAAAAGCTTTGGACCAAAAGCTGAAGAACTCCATACTTTTGCAAATACAACTATTGGGCAGGTAGCAGCCTTGAAACAAATAGAAATTATCCAGAAAAATCATATTTTAGAAAATACAAATAAAATGGGTAATTACATATGTTCAAGAGTCTCAGAGATACAGAAAGAATTCCCGGAAATTGGAGACATAAGGGGAACAGGGTTACATATTGGAATTGAATTTGTGAAAGACCCTGTCTCTAAAGTGCCAATTGAAGAAAAAACTATAAATATAAGAAAAGAAGGTTTAAAGAGAGGAGTGATTTTTGGGCTGGGTGGAGTAAGAAAAAATGTTTTAAAAATAAAACCTCCTTTGATAATTGACAAAGAAGAGGCAGATGAGGTTATAAGTATATTTTATGATTCAATAAAAACAGTATTGCGAGGGTGA
- the xylB gene encoding xylulokinase, which produces MEYTIGIDIGTTGVKTLLCSNKGEIISSSLAEYSLSHPKPGWAEQDPCDWWKATVESIKSVINEADISKEDVKSIGLTGQMHGAVFLDSGNNVLRPAILWCDQRTAAECDDINRIIGKENLINLVSNPALTGFTAPKILWVKKNEPQIYEKTKKILLPKDYIRFRLTGEFAGDVSDASGTLLFDVTNRIWSTTMLEKLDIDKNFMPQVVESSEVTGRITKDVSELTGLFSETIVVGGAGDQAAGAVGCGIVEEGIISSTIGTSGVVFAYADKVKNDPLGRLHTFCHAVPGKWHVMGVMLAAGGSFKWLRDTLGENSYQVMTEQALKAPVGSEGLIFLPYLMGERTPHADPDAKAVFFGISPRHTRSHIIRSVMEGVSFGLRDSMEIINELGIPVSEIRASGGGAKSKLWRQIQADVNKEAIYTINVDEGPAFGAALLAMVGAKIYASVPEACRQTIKTIEKTEPIVENTKIYDEYYRLYKNLYKSLKDNFKQCSKLVIH; this is translated from the coding sequence ATGGAATATACTATTGGAATTGATATAGGCACGACAGGCGTAAAAACTCTTTTATGCAGTAATAAAGGAGAAATAATATCAAGTTCCCTTGCAGAATATTCTCTTTCTCATCCAAAGCCGGGCTGGGCAGAACAGGATCCTTGCGACTGGTGGAAGGCCACAGTAGAATCTATTAAATCTGTCATAAATGAGGCAGATATCAGCAAAGAAGATGTTAAATCAATAGGATTAACAGGGCAGATGCACGGTGCTGTTTTTCTGGACAGCGGCAACAATGTGTTAAGACCTGCGATACTCTGGTGTGACCAAAGAACAGCTGCTGAATGTGATGACATAAACAGAATTATTGGAAAAGAAAACCTGATAAATCTTGTCTCTAATCCTGCTCTCACCGGATTTACCGCCCCCAAGATCCTGTGGGTGAAAAAAAATGAGCCGCAGATTTACGAGAAAACAAAAAAAATTCTACTTCCAAAGGATTATATAAGATTCAGGCTAACCGGAGAATTTGCAGGTGATGTCTCAGATGCATCAGGAACCCTGCTTTTCGATGTAACGAACAGAATCTGGTCAACGACGATGCTGGAAAAACTGGATATCGATAAAAATTTTATGCCGCAGGTTGTTGAATCATCAGAAGTAACAGGCAGAATAACAAAAGATGTTTCTGAATTAACGGGCTTATTCAGCGAGACGATTGTTGTCGGTGGAGCAGGTGACCAGGCCGCAGGCGCAGTTGGATGCGGAATCGTAGAAGAAGGCATCATATCCTCAACCATAGGAACATCAGGTGTTGTTTTTGCGTACGCAGATAAAGTGAAGAACGACCCTTTGGGGAGACTTCATACATTTTGCCATGCAGTCCCGGGAAAATGGCATGTAATGGGAGTAATGCTTGCTGCGGGAGGTTCCTTTAAATGGCTCAGAGATACACTTGGTGAAAATTCATATCAGGTAATGACCGAACAAGCTTTAAAAGCTCCTGTTGGAAGCGAAGGGCTGATTTTTCTTCCTTATCTTATGGGAGAGAGAACACCTCATGCTGACCCGGATGCCAAGGCAGTGTTTTTTGGAATTTCCCCCAGACATACAAGGTCCCATATCATTCGTTCAGTAATGGAGGGAGTAAGTTTTGGATTAAGAGATTCCATGGAAATTATAAATGAACTGGGGATTCCTGTATCTGAAATCCGAGCTTCTGGAGGAGGAGCAAAAAGCAAGCTATGGAGACAGATCCAGGCAGACGTTAACAAAGAAGCTATTTATACAATAAATGTAGATGAAGGCCCGGCATTTGGTGCTGCTTTACTTGCTATGGTAGGTGCAAAAATTTATGCCTCTGTACCCGAAGCCTGCAGGCAGACCATAAAAACAATAGAAAAAACCGAACCCATAGTAGAAAATACGAAAATCTATGATGAATACTACAGACTCTACAAAAACCTATATAAGTCTCTGAAAGATAATTTTAAACAGTGCTCTAAATTAGTAATTCATTAA
- a CDS encoding PocR ligand-binding domain-containing protein: protein MDPQSIEAILSKKLLLELRRLFYKATGMTISFIIGKRGGDVDFFPKSERSRFCKIIHSTQKGRARCVLSDAAAINTAFRRRKPHIYQCHAGLTDIVVPIIVKNKLIGALASGQMLINKPTDKDFLLIKKKTLDLKIDHNKLEDAYKKVEFVSRGKLDIVVNLMFFMANFIVERESVIALQEKLIKQQKKIVEANKQKEQWKKELRKAMPFIEIENVPSREHSRHEKIIIEAKRFIETNFTKSLNLKDVAEAVYLSPNYFSNLFKHYTNYTFHEYLMKIRIENAEKLLSRLDLNVSQVSNLVGYDDPNHFSRVFAKITGHSPQKYRQNF, encoded by the coding sequence ATGGACCCTCAATCAATAGAAGCCATTTTAAGTAAAAAACTCCTATTAGAACTCCGAAGGTTGTTTTATAAAGCAACAGGTATGACGATATCCTTTATAATCGGCAAACGTGGAGGAGATGTGGATTTTTTCCCGAAATCAGAAAGAAGCCGGTTCTGTAAGATCATACATTCCACACAGAAAGGTAGAGCGCGGTGCGTCCTCTCAGATGCAGCAGCTATTAACACTGCCTTTCGGAGACGAAAACCTCATATCTATCAGTGCCACGCAGGGCTTACTGATATTGTTGTCCCCATAATAGTGAAAAACAAACTCATAGGAGCCCTTGCCTCAGGCCAGATGCTTATCAATAAGCCAACAGATAAAGATTTCCTTTTAATAAAAAAGAAAACTCTGGATTTAAAAATTGATCACAACAAACTTGAAGATGCGTATAAAAAGGTCGAATTTGTTTCACGCGGTAAACTGGACATAGTGGTAAACCTCATGTTTTTCATGGCTAATTTTATTGTAGAGAGGGAATCTGTAATTGCGCTTCAGGAAAAACTTATCAAACAGCAGAAAAAAATAGTAGAGGCAAATAAACAAAAAGAACAGTGGAAAAAAGAGCTTAGAAAGGCCATGCCTTTTATTGAAATAGAAAATGTCCCATCCCGGGAACATTCACGACATGAAAAGATTATCATAGAAGCCAAAAGATTTATTGAAACCAATTTTACAAAAAGCCTGAATCTCAAAGATGTCGCTGAAGCAGTTTATCTGAGTCCTAATTACTTCAGCAATCTATTCAAACACTATACAAACTATACCTTCCATGAATATCTGATGAAGATCCGTATTGAAAATGCGGAAAAGCTTCTCAGCAGATTAGACCTTAATGTATCACAGGTCTCAAATCTTGTAGGATATGATGACCCGAATCACTTCAGCAGAGTATTTGCAAAAATAACAGGCCATTCTCCCCAAAAATATCGTCAGAACTTCTGA